The segment GATACTGATTGTGGGGGTGCATCTCACTGGCATATCGAGGGATGATGCCGAACTGCTTCTCTCTGCTGCTGATATAGTAACGGGCTGCGCATCGAAGCACATACGGGAGCTCGTGAAGCCACTCGTGCAGGTCGGAACTGCGGTGCCACTCTTCGGCCTGACCCGGTGGGGCAAGGAGCTTCTCGTCGAGCGCGCGAAGGACGTGGAGCAGCCCATACTCATAAACACAATGCCCCTGCCGGTTCTGCCTGAGCATAAACAGCCAAGGCCTCTGGTCTGACAAAAGATCAGGGAGTAATGATGGGTTGCCGGAGGCGTGCACCCCGGGCTGAGCATGGGGTGCGTCGTTGTCCCGCCCTCACCGAAGCGGAAGGCTGGGGATCCCAGGCAAAGAGGACCTGTCACTCTTCGACTCTGGTGATCACCTCTGCGGAATCGTACCTCAGGCGTATGATCCTGCTCCTTCCCCGCATACCGGAGCCGGTGAATCCTGTCTCTACAAGCCTCAGAGCCTCCAGTCTCTTCAGTATCTCGTAGAACTTCGTGTAGCCTGCCTGTGTGAGACCGTGGTAGGTGCTGTACAGCTCCCCGGACTGCGCCTTACCTCCGGGCTGTTCTGCGATGATCCTCAGCAGAGTCCTCTCGTCCCTGCTCAGAGATCTGATCGCATGCTCGAGATGCAGGAATCTGGAGCTACTGAACGCCCTTCTCACATCCTCCTCTGATATGCTCCTGGATGCTCGTCTCTCCGCTTCCATTCCGGCGCGCTTGAGCAGGTCTATCCCCACCCTGAGATCGCCGGATTCTGTGGCGAGATCCACCACGACATCAAGCACATCCTGGGACAGAACACCTGGATAGAATCCGAGCTGAGCCCTTCGTGAGAGTATCGCGAATATCTCGTCTCTTTTGTACGGTGGAAACAGGATCTCCTCCGGCCTGAAGACTGACTCTACCCTGGGATCAGGGATGTATTTCATGGATGGCTCGCTGTGTGCAGCCACCACACCTGCCCTGAATCCGGGCAGCGACTCATGAGATCTGAGAAGGGTGTAAAGGATCTGATCGATCTCCTTCTCGGGGAAGAGATAGCTGACATCGTCCAGAGCCACGATCAGAACTGCCTCCCTGGATGCGAGCTCATTTGCTATTTTATCGAAGAGGCGCTTGAAGGAGATGCCGCTTGAGGGAGGAGAGATCCCAAATATCTTTTTGTATATCCTCGAGAAGATGCTGTACCGTGTCCCGTCTATCTGGCAGTTTATATGGACAGTGATCACGCTTCTTGTGTGCTTCTCTATCTCCTCGAACAGCTTTATTATCGCGGTGGTTTTGCCGGTGCCTGGGGGGCCCAGGCAGAGCGCATTAACAGGCCTGGCTCCACGAATGGCGGGCCGCACGCAGAACCTCAGGCTCTTCATCTGAGCCTCTCTGTGATCGAAATGCTCCGGCACATAATCCAGCTCGAAAACCTCAGGGTCCTTGAAGAGCGTCTCATCCCAGAGAAGCATGTCATCTTTCATCGGCTTCAATCCACTATTCGAGAACAACTATATATATGCCTGCGCATCGAAGAGTTCTACAAAAGGAGGGAGTATATACGACGGACACGCAGGCTGGAGCGCAGGAGCAGGAGGAATCAAAGACAAAGATGCCGCAGTTCCTGCCGAAGCTTAGGGGCCAGCAGGTAATGGTAAGGATGAACGATGGCAGGCCGCTGAGTGGTAAGCTTGTCTCGTTCAACGCATACGAGATAGTGCTCGATGCAGGACCCAGGACATATCTGCTCTTCAAGCACGCCATCGCCAGCATAGAGGTCCCGAAGGGCATCCTGGACTGAGACGTCCGGAATATGGTCCACGGTATGCAGCTGGATATCATAGCCCAGAGGTTATAACATCAGGTCTTCAGAGAACTTGCAGCATAAGTTAATATTCTATCAGTGTACCAGATCGATATAAAGGGTTTCAAGGGAGTGGTTGGTTGGATCGGGATTTCAGCAGGACTCTCGTCGGAGAGGCGCTGGTCGGGGACGGCCCCGAGGTTGCGCATATCGATCTGGTCATCGGGCCAAAAGGCGGGGCGGTTGATGCTGCATTCGTCACATCGCTGGCATCGCCGCGAAGGGGTCACACACCTCTTCTCGCGGTTCTGGAGCCGAATCTGCCAGCAAAGCCATCGACTCTGATCGTGAACAAGGTGACGATCAAAAATGCAAGGCAGGCGGCTCTGATGTTCGGGCCGGCCCAGGCAGCGGTCGCAAAGGCTGTGATGGACTGCGTCGCGGAGGGGGTTATACCCAGGGAGAGGGTTGAGGATCTTCTCATAGTGGTCTCTGTATTCATCGAGTGGGATGCAGAAGACAAGAGGAAGATCTATGAGAACAACTACCTCGCAACTAAGATGGCCATAAAGAGAGCAGTCACATCGGAACCTGGGGTCGATGAGATCCTCTCAAGGAAGGATACTGCAAAGCACCCGTTTGCATGATAGTTTGAGTAAAAGATTCTCTGATACAGATTTCACCAGGAATAAGCTGCAAGTCCTGGTAACGGGCCTCAATGAGCTAGATGTGATCTACAAATGATTCATATTACTCATAGATGTCAGAGAATCGAGTAATGGAAGCCCTACATGAAAATTAGCTACTTAAGCCGGTCAGTCTCCATGCCTGCTTGAGGTGTGAACCTCTGAGCGGGCAGGAGAGTGACAGGTTGGATGATCGGCAGGGGAATTATGAGCGGGATGATTTCGTTGTATGATAAAATTTGCAGTTACAGGAATGCGGATCGAGTTCTTATGGTCACGATCTCGATCATCTTCGGCATATTCCTGATCGTATCTGCGTCTGGGCAGGAACCCGGTTTTACCGGGCCGGATCTTGCCGGGAATCAGCCTCCAGCTATAACATCATTTGTATGCGATCTGCAGAGCCCGCAGGATGCGGGTGTGGAGGTGAAATGGACTGTTAGCGCGTTTGATCCTGACGGAGATGCGCTCGAGTACATGTTTCTGCTGAAGGGTCCGGCTACAGGAGACAGCTGGAAGGACATGACCGGCTGGATAACCGAGCCGAGATGGGTTTGGAAGACATCTGAGAATGATGTCGGCTCCAGCGAGATCGAGGTTCGCGTGAGAGACGGATATGCGGATCTGGACGATGGTTACGATGTGAAAGAAACAGCAAGATACGTCATCAATCGGCCTGCTCCACCCAA is part of the Methanothrix sp. genome and harbors:
- the fae gene encoding formaldehyde-activating enzyme; this encodes MDRDFSRTLVGEALVGDGPEVAHIDLVIGPKGGAVDAAFVTSLASPRRGHTPLLAVLEPNLPAKPSTLIVNKVTIKNARQAALMFGPAQAAVAKAVMDCVAEGVIPRERVEDLLIVVSVFIEWDAEDKRKIYENNYLATKMAIKRAVTSEPGVDEILSRKDTAKHPFA
- a CDS encoding RNA chaperone Hfq; this translates as MPAHRRVLQKEGVYTTDTQAGAQEQEESKTKMPQFLPKLRGQQVMVRMNDGRPLSGKLVSFNAYEIVLDAGPRTYLLFKHAIASIEVPKGILD
- a CDS encoding ORC1-type DNA replication protein; translation: MKDDMLLWDETLFKDPEVFELDYVPEHFDHREAQMKSLRFCVRPAIRGARPVNALCLGPPGTGKTTAIIKLFEEIEKHTRSVITVHINCQIDGTRYSIFSRIYKKIFGISPPSSGISFKRLFDKIANELASREAVLIVALDDVSYLFPEKEIDQILYTLLRSHESLPGFRAGVVAAHSEPSMKYIPDPRVESVFRPEEILFPPYKRDEIFAILSRRAQLGFYPGVLSQDVLDVVVDLATESGDLRVGIDLLKRAGMEAERRASRSISEEDVRRAFSSSRFLHLEHAIRSLSRDERTLLRIIAEQPGGKAQSGELYSTYHGLTQAGYTKFYEILKRLEALRLVETGFTGSGMRGRSRIIRLRYDSAEVITRVEE